The following proteins are encoded in a genomic region of Solwaraspora sp. WMMD792:
- a CDS encoding FAD binding domain-containing protein, with the protein MDLHTVSDVIAADADAWRPGDRWLAGGSYLFSQPQPGVRRLRDLTRLRWPSIRIDYDGLEIAATCTVAELARFAPPPGWNRVTELVAGCCDAFLASRKIWNVATVGGNICAALPAGPMTSLAVATRAEYLLTDLAGGQRRVPADGFIRDVGATVLDAGEYLRSVRLPAAAARARYAMRRASLFRHGRSAALVIGSVDQDTGGWTMSVTAATRHPVVLSLPAAPTGPELLDRVDAGCAAAGWVDDVHGLPRWRRHRTLRMAEQIRAELAAAGTDGEDGR; encoded by the coding sequence GTGGATCTGCATACCGTCTCCGACGTGATCGCCGCCGACGCCGACGCCTGGCGCCCCGGCGACCGCTGGCTCGCCGGCGGCAGCTACCTGTTCTCGCAACCTCAGCCCGGGGTGCGCCGGCTGCGTGACCTGACCCGGCTGCGCTGGCCGTCGATCCGGATCGATTACGACGGGCTGGAGATCGCCGCTACCTGCACCGTCGCCGAACTGGCCCGGTTCGCCCCGCCGCCCGGCTGGAATCGGGTGACGGAGCTGGTCGCCGGCTGCTGCGACGCGTTCCTCGCCTCCCGCAAGATCTGGAACGTGGCGACCGTCGGCGGCAACATCTGCGCGGCGCTGCCGGCCGGTCCGATGACGTCACTGGCGGTGGCGACCCGGGCCGAGTACCTGCTCACCGACCTGGCCGGCGGGCAGCGCCGGGTGCCCGCCGACGGATTCATCCGCGACGTCGGTGCGACGGTGCTCGACGCCGGCGAGTACCTGCGCAGCGTCCGGCTGCCGGCAGCCGCCGCTCGGGCCCGGTACGCGATGCGCCGGGCGTCGCTGTTCCGGCACGGCCGGTCGGCGGCGCTGGTCATCGGCTCGGTCGACCAGGACACTGGCGGGTGGACGATGTCGGTGACCGCGGCCACCCGCCACCCGGTGGTGCTGTCGCTGCCGGCCGCACCGACCGGGCCCGAACTGCTGGACCGGGTCGACGCCGGATGCGCCGCCGCCGGCTGGGTCGACGACGTGCACGGCCTGCCGCGCTGGCGGCGGCACCGCACGCTGCGGATGGCCGAACAAATCCGGGCCGAACTGGCCGCGGCCGGCACCGACGGCGAGGACGGCCGGTGA